One Streptomyces sp. NBC_01237 genomic region harbors:
- a CDS encoding fumarylacetoacetate hydrolase family protein produces MRIARFSIDGNVAFGAVEGQGTVESGDLVLDIIKGIPYADFELSGTKVPLNKVRLLPPVLPNKVVAIGRNYAEHAAELGNEVPDVPVAFFKPTTSVIGSGDAIEYPSFSNELHHEAELAVVIGRMCREVPRERVKDVIFGYTCANDVTARDAQLREKQWARAKGFDTSCPLGPWVETDLDPHDLTIQATVNGEQRQLGRTSDMVRSIEDIVVHITEAMTLLPGDVILTGTPAGVGPLHVGDEVAVTIEGIGTLTNKVIKRG; encoded by the coding sequence GTGCGCATCGCCAGGTTCTCCATCGACGGCAATGTCGCCTTCGGCGCCGTCGAGGGTCAGGGCACCGTGGAATCCGGTGACCTCGTCCTCGACATCATCAAGGGCATTCCGTACGCCGACTTCGAGCTCTCCGGCACCAAGGTCCCGCTGAACAAGGTCCGGCTGCTGCCCCCCGTGCTCCCCAACAAGGTCGTGGCCATCGGCCGCAACTACGCGGAGCACGCCGCCGAACTCGGCAACGAGGTCCCCGATGTCCCGGTCGCCTTCTTCAAGCCCACCACCTCGGTGATCGGCTCGGGCGACGCGATCGAGTACCCCTCCTTCTCCAACGAGCTGCACCACGAGGCCGAGCTGGCCGTGGTCATCGGCCGTATGTGCCGCGAAGTTCCGCGCGAGCGCGTCAAGGACGTCATCTTCGGCTACACCTGCGCCAACGACGTCACCGCGCGTGACGCCCAGCTGCGCGAGAAGCAGTGGGCCAGGGCCAAGGGCTTCGACACCTCCTGCCCGCTCGGCCCCTGGGTGGAGACCGACCTCGATCCGCACGACCTCACCATTCAGGCGACGGTCAACGGCGAGCAACGGCAACTGGGCCGTACGAGCGACATGGTCCGCTCGATCGAGGACATCGTCGTCCACATCACGGAAGCCATGACCCTGCTTCCGGGCGATGTGATCCTCACCGGAACTCCCGCAGGGGTCGGTCCCCTGCACGTCGGCGACGAGGTCGCCGTCACCATCGAAGGCATCGGCACTCTCACCAACAAGGTGATCAAGCGTGGTTAA
- the gltX gene encoding glutamate--tRNA ligase has product MRVRFCPSPTGNPHVGLVRTALFNWAFARHNKGTLVFRIEDTDAARDSEESYDQLLDSMRWLGLDWDEGPETGGPHAPYRQSQRMDIYKDVADKLLAAGHAYHCYCTTEELDTRRDAARAAGKPSGYDGHCRDLTAERIAAYRAEGRTSIVRFRMPDEALTFTDLVRGDITVQPENVPDYGIVRANGAPLYTLVNPVDDALMEITHVLRGEDLLSSTPRQIALYRALIELGIAKDTPAFGHLPYVMGEGNKKLSKRDPQASLNLYRERGFLPEGLLNYLSLLGWSIAEDRDIFTMDEMVAAFDIKDVNANPARFDLKKCEHINAEHVRRLDVKAFTEACGPWLRAPFAPWAPESFDAEKFAEIAPHAQTRVTVLSDITDNVDFLFLDEPVEDEASWTKAMKEGSDALLTTARANLAAAEWNAEALKNAVLTAGEAHGLKLGKAQAPVRVAVTGRTVGLPLFESMEILGREKSLARVDAALAKLAG; this is encoded by the coding sequence ATTCGCGTACGTTTCTGTCCCTCCCCGACCGGCAACCCCCATGTGGGTCTGGTCCGGACCGCCCTGTTCAACTGGGCCTTCGCCCGGCACAACAAGGGCACCCTGGTCTTCCGCATCGAGGACACCGACGCGGCGCGCGACTCCGAGGAGTCGTACGACCAGCTGCTCGACTCGATGCGCTGGCTCGGCCTCGACTGGGACGAGGGCCCCGAGACCGGCGGCCCGCACGCCCCGTACCGCCAGTCGCAGCGCATGGACATCTACAAGGACGTCGCCGACAAGCTCCTCGCGGCCGGTCACGCGTACCACTGCTACTGCACCACCGAGGAGCTCGACACCCGCCGCGACGCCGCCCGTGCGGCCGGCAAGCCGTCCGGGTACGACGGACACTGCCGCGACCTCACGGCCGAGCGGATCGCCGCGTACCGGGCCGAGGGCCGCACCTCCATCGTCCGTTTCCGGATGCCCGACGAGGCGCTCACCTTCACCGACCTGGTCCGCGGCGACATCACCGTCCAGCCGGAGAACGTGCCGGACTACGGCATCGTCCGGGCCAACGGCGCCCCGCTCTACACGCTGGTCAACCCGGTCGACGACGCGCTGATGGAGATCACCCACGTCCTGCGCGGCGAGGACCTGCTCTCCTCCACCCCGCGCCAGATCGCCCTGTACCGGGCACTCATCGAGCTGGGCATCGCCAAGGACACCCCGGCCTTCGGCCACCTCCCGTACGTCATGGGCGAGGGCAACAAGAAGCTGTCCAAGCGCGACCCGCAGGCTTCGCTCAACCTCTACCGCGAGCGCGGCTTCCTCCCCGAGGGGCTGCTGAACTACCTCTCGCTGCTGGGCTGGTCGATCGCCGAGGACCGCGACATCTTCACCATGGACGAGATGGTCGCGGCGTTCGACATCAAGGACGTCAACGCCAACCCGGCCCGCTTCGACCTCAAGAAGTGCGAGCACATCAACGCCGAGCACGTACGCAGGCTCGACGTGAAGGCGTTCACCGAGGCGTGCGGCCCCTGGCTCAGGGCCCCGTTCGCCCCGTGGGCCCCGGAGTCCTTCGACGCGGAGAAGTTCGCGGAGATCGCCCCGCACGCCCAGACGCGGGTCACCGTCCTCTCGGACATCACCGACAACGTCGACTTCCTCTTCCTCGACGAGCCGGTCGAGGACGAGGCGTCCTGGACCAAGGCGATGAAGGAGGGCTCCGACGCCCTGCTGACCACGGCCCGTGCCAACCTGGCCGCCGCCGAGTGGAACGCCGAGGCCCTGAAGAACGCCGTGCTCACCGCCGGTGAGGCGCACGGCCTGAAGCTCGGCAAGGCCCAGGCCCCGGTCCGCGTGGCCGTCACCGGCCGTACGGTCGGCCTGCCGCTCTTCGAGTCCATGGAGATCCTGGGCCGCGAGAAGAGCCTCGCCCGGGTGGACGCGGCACTGGCGAAACTGGCCGGCTGA
- a CDS encoding acyl-CoA-like ligand-binding transcription factor — protein sequence MAWRYDHGVSPPPEVSLAQRKRQLVANELTEAALQLLALRGFDAVTVDEIVAAAGVSKRTFFRYFASKEDVVVQFLAGMGTGMHAELASRPVGEPPSVALRHAVWAAMSACADHSERALRVVRLILRTPALRARFLEHQARWRDDLAAELARRAGLDAETDLYPRLAAGMALAAFDTVLQRWSGSEGAEDPAALTDRAFTVIAPALDAV from the coding sequence ATGGCATGGCGATACGATCACGGGGTGAGCCCTCCCCCCGAAGTCAGCCTCGCCCAGCGCAAACGTCAGCTCGTCGCGAACGAGTTGACCGAAGCGGCGCTGCAACTGCTCGCGCTGCGGGGGTTCGACGCCGTCACCGTGGACGAGATCGTCGCCGCGGCCGGGGTGTCCAAGCGCACGTTCTTCCGGTACTTCGCGTCCAAGGAGGACGTGGTCGTCCAGTTCCTGGCCGGGATGGGGACCGGCATGCACGCGGAGCTGGCCTCCCGGCCCGTCGGGGAACCGCCCTCCGTGGCGCTGCGGCACGCCGTCTGGGCCGCGATGTCCGCCTGCGCCGACCACTCCGAGCGGGCGCTTCGCGTGGTGCGGCTGATTCTGCGTACCCCTGCCCTGCGCGCCCGCTTCCTGGAGCACCAGGCGCGGTGGCGCGACGACCTCGCGGCGGAGCTGGCACGCCGCGCGGGGCTCGATGCCGAGACCGACCTGTACCCGCGGCTGGCGGCGGGAATGGCGCTGGCCGCCTTCGACACCGTGCTGCAGCGGTGGAGCGGCAGTGAGGGCGCCGAGGATCCGGCCGCGCTGACCGACCGGGCCTTCACGGTCATCGCCCCGGCGCTGGACGCCGTCTGA
- a CDS encoding HAD family hydrolase — MPIRAVLWDIDDTIFDYSGADRIGMQRHLEREGLPSGYTSVEQALDGWRAVTDVHWARCAAGETDFLGQRRDRVREFLSQAMEDAEADEWFGRHAAHYEAAWTLFPDVVPVLDLLARDYRHAVLSNSSLHNQHRKLTVLGVRDRFEALVCAVDLGISKPHAGAFHAACEELGLAPHEVAYVGDEPDIDASGAVAAGLAGIWLDRRGRGGREDLVRITGLDQLPGLLAGNTRFGAPDTFG; from the coding sequence ATGCCGATCCGAGCAGTCCTCTGGGACATCGACGACACGATCTTCGACTATTCGGGCGCCGACCGCATCGGCATGCAACGGCACCTGGAACGCGAGGGCCTGCCCAGCGGGTACACCTCCGTCGAGCAGGCCCTCGACGGGTGGCGGGCGGTGACCGATGTGCACTGGGCGCGGTGCGCCGCGGGGGAGACCGACTTCCTGGGGCAACGCCGCGACCGGGTGCGGGAATTCCTTTCCCAGGCGATGGAGGACGCCGAGGCCGACGAGTGGTTCGGCCGGCACGCGGCGCACTACGAGGCCGCCTGGACGCTCTTTCCCGATGTGGTGCCGGTGCTGGACCTGCTGGCGCGTGACTACCGGCACGCGGTCCTGTCGAACTCCAGCCTCCACAACCAGCACCGCAAACTGACCGTGCTCGGTGTGCGGGACCGGTTCGAGGCGCTGGTGTGCGCCGTCGACCTGGGGATCTCCAAGCCGCACGCCGGCGCCTTCCACGCGGCCTGCGAGGAGCTCGGGCTCGCGCCGCACGAGGTGGCGTACGTGGGAGATGAGCCGGACATCGACGCGAGCGGCGCGGTCGCCGCCGGGCTGGCGGGGATCTGGCTGGACCGCCGGGGAAGGGGCGGACGGGAGGATCTTGTCCGGATCACCGGGCTCGATCAGCTTCCCGGGCTGCTGGCGGGCAATACCCGTTTTGGAGCGCCGGACACCTTCGGGTAA
- a CDS encoding MerR family transcriptional regulator encodes MRLSELSEQSGVSTATIKYYLRERLLPPGRRISATQAEYDEGHLRRLRLVRALIQIGRLPVATAREVLAHVDDESLGRTIRLGAALWALPHGPDPDEDAPETATARAEVTRLLGELGWETALELGDLSPVHRSLVASVATLGKLGYPCDIAYLTRQARIMEQAAVHDLDEMETYASEAEQVENAIASAVLYEPLLMSLRRLAQGEESARRYGL; translated from the coding sequence ATGCGACTGTCGGAACTGAGTGAACAGAGCGGCGTCTCGACGGCGACGATCAAGTACTACCTGCGCGAGCGGCTGCTGCCGCCGGGCAGGCGGATCAGCGCGACGCAGGCCGAGTACGACGAGGGGCATCTGCGCCGGCTGCGTCTGGTGCGGGCGCTGATCCAGATCGGGCGCCTGCCGGTGGCCACGGCCCGCGAGGTGCTGGCCCATGTCGACGACGAGTCGCTGGGCCGGACGATCCGTCTGGGCGCCGCTCTGTGGGCCCTGCCGCACGGCCCCGATCCCGACGAGGACGCCCCGGAGACGGCCACCGCCCGCGCCGAGGTGACCCGGCTGCTCGGCGAGTTGGGCTGGGAAACCGCGCTGGAACTCGGCGACCTCTCCCCCGTCCACCGGTCGCTGGTCGCTTCCGTGGCCACCCTCGGCAAGCTCGGATACCCCTGTGACATCGCGTACTTGACCCGGCAGGCCCGCATCATGGAACAGGCGGCCGTGCACGATCTGGACGAGATGGAGACGTACGCCTCCGAGGCGGAGCAGGTCGAGAACGCCATCGCCTCGGCCGTGCTCTACGAGCCGCTGCTGATGTCGCTGCGCAGGCTGGCCCAGGGCGAGGAGTCGGCCCGGCGGTACGGGCTGTAG
- a CDS encoding DUF4188 domain-containing protein — MFAKPIPGRTTAAAEGEVVVLLIGMRINHFWGVHHWLPVFAAMPRMLRELARDRSRGLLGYTLLTGSPRTYYVVQYWESKEKLYAYASAPDMFHHRAWARINRKEKNSRQHVGLWHESYIVPEGGYESIYADMPAYGLSAATGVLPIEERGRRAADRLAHRSSEG; from the coding sequence ATGTTCGCGAAGCCGATACCGGGCCGGACGACGGCAGCCGCGGAGGGCGAGGTCGTCGTCCTGCTGATCGGGATGCGCATCAACCACTTCTGGGGGGTGCACCACTGGCTGCCCGTCTTCGCCGCGATGCCGCGCATGCTGCGGGAGTTGGCCAGGGACAGGAGCCGGGGCCTGCTCGGCTACACGCTGCTCACCGGCTCGCCACGCACCTACTACGTCGTTCAGTACTGGGAGTCGAAGGAGAAGCTGTACGCGTACGCGAGCGCTCCCGACATGTTCCACCACAGGGCCTGGGCGAGGATCAATCGCAAGGAGAAGAACTCCCGGCAGCATGTGGGGCTGTGGCACGAGAGCTACATCGTGCCCGAGGGGGGTTACGAGTCGATCTACGCCGATATGCCGGCGTACGGCCTGTCGGCGGCGACCGGTGTGCTGCCGATCGAGGAGCGGGGCCGCCGGGCGGCGGACCGTCTCGCGCACCGCTCGTCCGAGGGGTGA
- the ndgR gene encoding IclR family transcriptional regulator NdgR, translating into MDNSSGVGVLDKAALVLSALESGPATLAGLVAATGLARPTAHRLAVALEHHRMVARDMQGRFILGPRLSELAAAAGEDRLLATAGPVLTHLRDITGESAQLYRRQGDMRICVAAAERLSGLRDTVPVGSTLTMKAGSSAQILMAWEEPERLHRGLQGARFTATALSGVRRRGWAQSIGEREPGVASVSAPVRGPSNRVVAAVSVSGPIERLTRHPGRMHAQAVIDSAARLSEALRRTG; encoded by the coding sequence ATGGACAACTCTAGCGGCGTCGGCGTTCTCGACAAGGCGGCTCTGGTATTGAGCGCCCTGGAGTCCGGTCCGGCCACCCTCGCCGGGCTGGTCGCTGCGACCGGGCTCGCACGGCCCACGGCCCATCGGCTGGCCGTGGCACTGGAACACCACCGCATGGTGGCGAGGGACATGCAGGGCCGGTTCATTCTCGGCCCCCGGCTCTCGGAACTCGCGGCGGCGGCCGGCGAGGACCGGCTGCTGGCCACGGCGGGACCGGTGCTCACCCATCTTCGCGACATCACCGGCGAGAGCGCTCAGCTCTACCGCCGGCAGGGCGACATGCGGATCTGTGTGGCGGCGGCGGAACGGCTGTCCGGACTCCGGGACACGGTACCGGTCGGCTCCACGCTCACCATGAAGGCGGGATCCTCCGCCCAGATCCTGATGGCCTGGGAGGAACCGGAGCGTCTGCACCGCGGCCTCCAGGGCGCCAGGTTCACGGCGACGGCCCTCTCGGGCGTACGGCGCCGGGGCTGGGCCCAGTCGATCGGCGAGCGGGAACCGGGCGTCGCCTCGGTCTCGGCGCCGGTGCGCGGCCCCTCGAACCGGGTGGTCGCCGCGGTCTCGGTCTCCGGGCCCATCGAGCGGCTGACCCGCCACCCGGGCCGGATGCACGCACAGGCGGTCATCGACTCGGCAGCACGGCTGAGCGAGGCCCTGCGCCGCACGGGCTGA